GAACTGCATCATGAAACAGGAACTCGACTTGGGGGCACCAAAGTTTTCTGAATCCTTGTGAGGAGGATAGTCAGCCACCAAGATAGCCTCTGAGAAAGCAGATTTATTTTACTTTTCGTACTGAGAAATgtcaaatagaaaagaaaagaaagaaacaaaaagacaaaagaaaagcaTGTATGCCAACAAGCTCTGGACTAACTGGTTTTTTGTAAATTATCTCAACAAATTATTGAAAGCAATGGTGTTGGAACTTGGCTGAATGTGGCCTAATtcaatatttgattttattttggagTTGAGGTTCTATGTGGACCTTGGTGAGACAGAATTCAGAAAATACCAAGCAAATGAATCCTAGTTTTAGGAGACCACACCATTATTAACAATATCACGGAGCTTGTTTTAATGAATTAATTTTCAAGATTCAATGTTATTTTACTACAAagaaacaaatttatttatattttttattggcgGTAAGACTTAAGAGATTAATTTAGGTCCAAAAAGAGAAATTAATTTAGGTTGGcagaatatttttaaaatttttttagggATAAGGCACTGCAAGAAGAAgcaggggagagagagaaaatgaaacacATACGTGGACCCTCTGAAACATCATTACGGAGAATAGTCTCTTTTTTATTGAAAGAGTGGATAGTTTCTCGGGTTTGATTCAACTTGTGGAAGCTTGAAATAGTACTCCAATGGCGACAGAAGCTCTGTTTATCAGAGGAGCCAAGTCTACTGATTACTTATTTCCCTCAATGCGGCGAGAGTCCACGACGAGCCGACATCCTTTACGAGTTCTAGTGAGTTCTAAGATTCGAGCTTCTAGCTCCACGGATGGAAAGAAAAATGCTTACAAAGAACTGGGTTTGTCTTCTTTCGCCTCTTTCTTCCATATATGTGATTGATGTTGTCTTTATTTCGAAGAAATGTTGCTCGCTTTTGGATTGTTGGGTTCAATATTATAATTGGGTTGATGATGGGGGtggttgttttttttgggtCTCCTTATGCATTTCGAGAGCTCGAATTCGAAGTGGGTGTGATTTAGTGTGGCAGGTTAGATACAAAGTGGTTTATGCTATCAAATACATATCTCTCGTTTGTTCCTTGGTTTGGCTGAATTCATCTACTTGTTACTGGAACACAATTTTGTATGAGTCAATTGAAAGCAATTTTATTGCAGTATGAGTGTTGCTATATCTAATGGGGTCTCCAAGTGGTAGTTGTCTATTTGGAAAGCTCAAAATGAAGCGATTTAGCTCACCTTCAAGCTGTTTTAGAAGAACATtactaaaattatattaaatttgattcAGCCAAACTGATTTGCTGTCTATTTACAATATTAATCTATTTGAATTGGATTTTTGTGTCAGCTTGTGTCAATGAGTATACATCCTCTTTGTAGTGAGTGGTGGTGTGATAGATGGAATATATGTTTAAAAGAGATATGAAAACCATAAATGAGGTTATTCTTTCTGCAATGTAACTCTGCAGAATATTTGCTTGATAGGGGTGATTACGTTTTGTTTAAATGAAGTTTTTTGTTGCAGGACGACATAAGCTTAGCCCTCACGTATTCCATTGGTTTTGCAGTTTCAATTTACTATACCATTGCTATAATTTGACATGGTTGTTTGTTTaggtttgttttctttgaaaaagaagattgatgatgTACTTCTTCGTGCTGAGATGTTGGGTCCAACTGCCCTGGAACTTGAAGAAACAAGACGTATTGCGCAAGAACAAATTATGCGTGACTTTAATCTTTGGGATGACCCTGATAAATCCAATGAAATTCTTGCTGAGTTGGCTGATCGTGTGAGGGTGATTGATGCGCTGAAGGATGTAAAATACAAGGTGGTGCACAACTGACAACACAAATCAGTCTTAGCAGTTTTATCTTTCACCATGTAAAAATGCATGCATAAAGAAAGAACATTTGATGGTTAGGAAAACTAGTTGCTAATCAAGATAGTAATGCTTCTGCTTTACTCGTCCACACGTAGTGCCATTTACTGCTTTGTCAATCTTATTAGTCACCAGATGAAGGTGATGAATATTTCAAATTGCTTTTGGATTTACCTGCAGGCTGAGGACGCAAAGCTTATCACAGAGTTGTCTGAGATTGATGCTATCACTTGTGGGCTTGTTGAGCAAGCATATAGTGCATCTTTAGATGTGAGCATGCTCTTGGATAAGTATGAAATGTCGAAGTTCCTTCAGGGTCCATGTGATGTAGAGGGAGCATGTGTAATTATTAAAGCTGGATTAGATGGGACTGAGTCTGAGGTTTGATTACCATACTTTGAGCTTTAAAGTTTAACTTTGATGGTAGAGGCAGACTTAGGTTTGAAAGGAAGTAGAATGTGGCTATTAGATTTGAGTCACCATTGCTTGTACCCCCACAAAAAGCAAGTATATGATTGAGCAGGTGCATATATGATACATGCATAGCTATTCAAAGCACTTTTTTGTCCTTGAAAATGATGATTGGTGGTGGGACACAATTATTACACTTATGAAGCTCCATGACCAAAgagttgaattttttattttttatttttatcatattTCTTCAGTCCTTTGCTTTTATACAAAAGGCGTTTTGACTTACTAATTTTCTTATATAAGAAAACTTGCCTTAGCATAGAGAATTAGAGATAGCTAACTAAAATTATATACTTCACTTGAAAGCATTTTAAGGTTGAGTTTCAATTagacccctctctctctctctgtctctctctctctctctgtctgtctctctctgtctgtctgtctgtctctctctctctctccatatgTGCGTGTAAGGTATGATAACATACTTTCATATCCAGAAATGGGTGGAAAAACTTTTGAGCATGTATATCAAATGGGCCAAGAAGCAAGGTCATAGAGGCAGAGTAGTTGATAAGCATCCTTCTGTGAGTGGTGGCATCAAATCTGCAGGTATTGagtttgaatttgaaaatgcatatGGCTATCTTTCAGGAGAGAGGGGTGTCCACCGCATGATAGGTTTTCAGAATGGATCTATTGACAATAAGGTATGGCCATCATCAGTGAAATCTCTACTCTTCTTATCTGCTTATActtgaatacaacaaaaatgcTATTTCTTATCAAGTGGTATTGCAATTGTGTAGTTCCTTTATCAGCTAATGCTTTATCTTAAATGAAAGAACAATGCCATTTCTGTTAGAAACATTATACTTGAAAGCTTCTTATACTTGCATTATTAAAAGCTTCAATCATTATGCATGAACCACTTGGCAGGTTAGCTTAGCTGGTGTGGATGTTGTTCCTCTTTTTCTTGGAGcaactcctgatttacaaataaATGATGAAGATTTGATTGTTTCGTCTCCCCCATTGTTTGGAGAAAAGTATGGATTATCTGAAGCTGCTGTTTGCATTCAGCATATACCAACTGGCATATGTGTCCAGTCAACCGGTAATTAATCATAGTCCATACTTCTCTCCCCCGTCTTTCCTAAACATAAACGATTCGTTCAAATATTCCTTTACATCTTAATCTTTTGAAGCGAGAAATGAAAATGATTCTTTTATGGGCAGGTGAAAGGACACTCTTTGCTAATAAGACCAAGGCCCTTAATCGATTGAAGGCGAAACTTCTAGTGATTGCAGAGGAGCAAAAGATTTCTGATTTAAGCAGCATCAAGAGAGATGCCATTGTTGATGTGTGGAAGAACGAGACTAGAAGATATATTTTGCAGCCTCGCAAGCTAGTCCAGGATGTTAAAACAGGCATTCAACTAACTGATCTAAACTCTGTTTTGAATGGAAATATAGAACCACTTATTGGAGCTCGTTTCAATTATAGACAGTCAAGTAATGTAGTCTGAACTCACATTTCTGGTTATCCTTGTTACGTACGATGGAATTTTAAGCCTCAATCTTGTTCTGTATCATATTAAAGTTCAAAAGATTCTCAATATATGATGCTCATATCACATGAAAGTAGTTGATTAATGTCTCGGAGATTCAAAATTTCAAGCTTTGCATTTTGAAACCCGGATATTTCTGAATATCCTGTTACAGGCCTTCCTTCTACTGCATGTGTCGAATATTCGCTTTCGAAGATAACTTTGTGCTAAGTAGACACCCCTTTTATGCTTATTAGGTTCTTGTCACCGGATCCTTGCATCTGCAGGAGGTGCTGAAGCTACTAATAAGGAGGTGTTctattctttttgttcttttgccCTTATTGATTTATATGATCCCATTTTTTATCCAAAGAATAATGGACAcacagtg
The window above is part of the Tripterygium wilfordii isolate XIE 37 chromosome 3, ASM1340144v1, whole genome shotgun sequence genome. Proteins encoded here:
- the LOC119988917 gene encoding peptide chain release factor PrfB3, chloroplastic, with protein sequence MATEALFIRGAKSTDYLFPSMRRESTTSRHPLRVLVSSKIRASSSTDGKKNAYKELGLFSLKKKIDDVLLRAEMLGPTALELEETRRIAQEQIMRDFNLWDDPDKSNEILAELADRVRVIDALKDVKYKAEDAKLITELSEIDAITCGLVEQAYSASLDVSMLLDKYEMSKFLQGPCDVEGACVIIKAGLDGTESEKWVEKLLSMYIKWAKKQGHRGRVVDKHPSVSGGIKSAGIEFEFENAYGYLSGERGVHRMIGFQNGSIDNKVSLAGVDVVPLFLGATPDLQINDEDLIVSSPPLFGEKYGLSEAAVCIQHIPTGICVQSTGERTLFANKTKALNRLKAKLLVIAEEQKISDLSSIKRDAIVDVWKNETRRYILQPRKLVQDVKTGIQLTDLNSVLNGNIEPLIGARFNYRQSSNVV